A single region of the Streptomyces caelestis genome encodes:
- a CDS encoding gamma-glutamyltransferase family protein, protein MFTTRPTLQGTFGMVSSTHWLASQSAMAVLEDGGNAYDAAVAGAFVLHVVEPHLNGPAGEVPILLAPAGGEVRVLCGQGVAPAGATIAHYRGLGLDLVPGTGPLAAAVPGAFDAWMLLLRDHGTKPLADVLKYAIGYAEHGHPPVERVGETVETVRELFETEWTSSAEIYLPGGKAPRPGALFRNPALAATWKRLLAETAGAGDREARIDAAREVWRTGFIAEALVRQAGRPTLDTSGAHHTGTLTAADLAVWSATYETPATYDWNGWTVCKPGPWSQGPVLLQQLALLPPELPPHGSADYVHLLVENCKLAMADREAWYGDAADVPLDDLLSDPYNTARRALVGERASHDLRPGSPGGRTLRLCAHARVAAAVREGAAAPGIGEPTVAKSPASPVPGEPEVGGDGGTRGDTCHLDVVDRWGTMVSATPSGGWLQSNPVVPELGFPLGTRLQMAWLEEGLPNSLTPGRRPRTTLTPSIALREGVPVMAFGTPGGDQQDQWQLHFLLAVALRAQVRGGLDLQGAIDAPNWHNDSFPGSFYPRGMRPGSVTVESRTDPAVVEELRRRGHRVTVGDPWSEGRLCAVARDPETGVLSAAANPRGMQGYAVGR, encoded by the coding sequence ATGTTCACGACCCGCCCCACCCTCCAGGGCACCTTCGGCATGGTGTCCTCCACGCACTGGCTCGCCTCGCAGTCGGCGATGGCCGTCCTGGAGGACGGCGGCAACGCCTACGACGCTGCCGTGGCAGGGGCGTTCGTCCTGCACGTCGTCGAGCCGCACCTCAACGGCCCGGCCGGCGAGGTGCCGATCCTGCTCGCCCCGGCCGGCGGCGAGGTCCGGGTGCTGTGCGGGCAGGGCGTCGCACCGGCCGGGGCGACGATCGCCCACTACCGGGGCCTCGGCCTGGACCTCGTCCCCGGCACCGGGCCGCTCGCCGCCGCCGTGCCGGGCGCGTTCGACGCCTGGATGCTGCTGTTGCGCGACCACGGCACCAAACCCCTCGCCGACGTCCTGAAGTACGCCATCGGATACGCCGAGCACGGGCACCCGCCCGTGGAGCGCGTCGGCGAGACCGTCGAGACCGTACGCGAGCTGTTCGAGACGGAATGGACCTCGTCGGCGGAGATCTACCTGCCGGGCGGCAAGGCACCCCGCCCCGGCGCGCTGTTCCGCAACCCCGCGCTCGCCGCCACCTGGAAGCGCCTGCTCGCCGAGACCGCCGGGGCCGGGGACCGGGAGGCGCGGATCGACGCCGCCCGGGAGGTGTGGCGCACCGGATTCATCGCCGAGGCTCTCGTACGACAGGCCGGGCGCCCCACCCTGGACACCAGCGGCGCACACCACACCGGCACCCTCACGGCCGCCGACCTCGCCGTCTGGTCCGCGACCTACGAGACGCCGGCGACGTACGACTGGAACGGCTGGACCGTGTGCAAGCCGGGCCCCTGGAGCCAGGGCCCGGTCCTCCTCCAGCAGCTCGCCCTGCTCCCGCCCGAACTGCCCCCGCACGGCTCGGCCGACTACGTCCACCTGCTGGTCGAGAACTGCAAGCTCGCCATGGCGGACCGGGAGGCCTGGTACGGGGACGCCGCCGACGTGCCGCTCGACGACCTGCTGTCCGACCCGTACAACACGGCCCGTCGCGCTCTCGTCGGCGAGCGGGCCTCCCACGACCTGCGGCCCGGCAGCCCCGGAGGACGCACCCTGCGACTGTGCGCGCACGCGCGCGTGGCGGCCGCCGTCCGGGAGGGCGCCGCCGCCCCGGGCATCGGCGAACCGACCGTCGCGAAGAGCCCGGCGTCCCCCGTGCCCGGCGAACCGGAGGTCGGCGGCGACGGGGGCACCCGCGGCGACACCTGCCACCTCGACGTCGTCGATCGCTGGGGCACCATGGTCTCGGCCACGCCCAGCGGCGGCTGGCTCCAGTCCAACCCCGTCGTGCCCGAACTCGGCTTCCCGCTCGGCACCCGGCTCCAGATGGCCTGGCTGGAGGAGGGCCTGCCCAATTCCCTCACCCCCGGCCGGCGCCCCCGGACCACGCTGACGCCCTCGATCGCCCTGCGCGAGGGCGTGCCCGTCATGGCGTTCGGCACCCCGGGCGGCGACCAGCAGGACCAGTGGCAGCTGCACTTCCTCCTGGCCGTCGCGCTGCGCGCCCAGGTGCGTGGCGGCCTGGACCTGCAGGGCGCCATCGACGCCCCGAACTGGCACAACGACAGCTTCCCCGGCTCCTTCTACCCGCGCGGCATGCGCCCGGGGAGCGTCACCGTGGAGTCCCGTACGGACCCGGCCGTCGTCGAGGAGCTGCGGCGGCGCGGCCACCGGGTGACCGTCGGCGACCCGTGGTCGGAGGGCCGGCTCTGCGCGGTCGCGCGGGACCCGGAGACGGGCGTCCTGTCGGCCGCGGCGAACCCGCGCGGCATGCAGGGCTACGCGGTCGGACGGTGA
- a CDS encoding inositol monophosphatase family protein, protein MIDSTETIEEFLAQHASDVEEEIRRAAAAEIMPRWRRLAAHEVDQKAGPHDLVTDADRKAELYLTEALLALLPGSVVVGEEAVHANPVSYEALRGDAPVWIVDPVDGTRQFVRGEPGFCTLVALAHGGTLLASWTYAPASDRLATAQQGKGAYLDGERLFAGVPEPGRDLRVATSDPDYTTDEQKHALLGLRTDGVAPRSCGSAGLEYLAIAQGNSDATAFFWEAAWDHAAGLLLVEEAGGAHLTLAGERFRITGGNALPFTAARDAATARRVVALLAGGA, encoded by the coding sequence GTGATCGACAGCACCGAAACCATCGAAGAGTTTCTCGCACAGCACGCCTCCGACGTCGAAGAGGAGATCCGCAGGGCGGCCGCCGCCGAGATCATGCCGCGCTGGCGCCGGCTCGCCGCACACGAGGTCGACCAGAAGGCCGGCCCGCACGACCTGGTCACCGACGCCGACCGCAAGGCCGAGCTGTACCTGACCGAGGCACTGCTCGCCCTGCTGCCCGGCTCGGTCGTGGTGGGCGAGGAGGCGGTCCACGCCAACCCCGTGTCCTACGAGGCGCTGCGCGGCGACGCCCCGGTGTGGATCGTCGACCCGGTCGACGGGACACGTCAGTTCGTGCGCGGCGAACCGGGCTTCTGCACCCTGGTCGCCCTGGCCCACGGCGGCACCCTGCTCGCGTCCTGGACCTACGCCCCCGCCAGTGACCGGCTCGCCACCGCCCAGCAGGGCAAGGGCGCCTACCTCGACGGAGAGCGGCTGTTCGCCGGCGTGCCCGAGCCCGGCCGGGACCTCCGGGTGGCCACCTCCGACCCGGACTACACGACGGACGAGCAGAAGCACGCCCTGCTCGGCCTGCGCACCGACGGTGTGGCACCGCGCTCGTGCGGCTCGGCCGGGCTGGAGTACCTCGCCATCGCACAGGGCAACTCGGACGCCACGGCCTTCTTCTGGGAAGCCGCCTGGGACCACGCGGCCGGTCTGCTCCTGGTCGAGGAGGCGGGCGGCGCCCACCTGACCCTCGCAGGCGAGCGCTTCCGCATCACGGGCGGCAACGCCCTGCCCTTCACCGCGGCCCGCGACGCGGCCACGGCCCGCCGGGTGGTGGCGCTGCTGGCGGGCGGAGCCTGA
- a CDS encoding phytoene desaturase family protein, with protein MLDAVVVGAGPNGLTAAVELARRGFSVAVFEAQGTVGGGARTEELTLPGFRHDPCSAAHPLAINSPAFRALPLERYGLEWLHAELPMAHPFPDGSAAVLARSVGETAASFGPRDAGAYRRLVEPFLPKWDALARDFMSLPLTALPRDPVTLARFGLVGLPPSTLLMRRFRDEPARTLFAGLVAHVMAPLGGFATSAIGLVFALAAHARGWPVARGGSQAISDALAAYLRDLGGSVHTDYEVKRLDDLPPARAYVFDTSPTALARIAGFGNHYADYRYGPGVFKIDYALDGPVPWTAKEARVAGTVQIGANSAEIGTALRAASREGRAPDKPFLITVQPSVVDPTRAPAGKQVFWAYGHVPHGWTGDLTDAVERQLERFAPGFRDRVLARATAGPPQLAARNANYIGGDIASGAVSGLQILLRPKPTLFPYHTPHPAVFICSSATPPGPGVHGMSGHNAAKAVWKRLRQT; from the coding sequence ATGCTCGATGCCGTCGTAGTGGGTGCGGGGCCGAACGGACTGACCGCGGCCGTGGAGCTGGCCCGCCGTGGCTTCTCCGTCGCCGTCTTCGAGGCCCAGGGCACCGTGGGCGGCGGCGCCCGCACCGAGGAGCTCACCCTGCCGGGCTTCCGGCACGACCCGTGCTCCGCGGCGCACCCGCTCGCCATCAACTCACCCGCGTTCCGCGCCCTGCCGCTGGAGCGCTACGGCCTGGAATGGCTGCACGCCGAGCTCCCCATGGCCCACCCCTTCCCGGACGGCTCGGCGGCCGTACTGGCCCGGTCGGTGGGCGAGACGGCCGCCTCCTTCGGCCCGCGCGACGCCGGGGCGTACCGCAGGCTCGTCGAGCCCTTCCTGCCCAAGTGGGACGCGCTGGCCCGCGACTTCATGTCCCTGCCGCTCACCGCGCTGCCCCGCGACCCGGTTACCCTCGCCCGCTTCGGCCTGGTCGGCCTGCCCCCGTCGACCCTGCTGATGCGCCGCTTCCGCGACGAACCGGCCAGAACGCTGTTCGCCGGGCTCGTCGCGCATGTCATGGCACCACTCGGCGGCTTCGCCACCAGCGCCATCGGCCTGGTCTTCGCCCTCGCGGCCCACGCCCGCGGCTGGCCCGTCGCCCGCGGCGGCTCCCAGGCCATCTCCGACGCCCTCGCCGCCTACCTGCGCGACCTCGGCGGCAGCGTGCACACCGACTACGAGGTCAAGCGCCTCGACGACCTGCCGCCGGCCCGCGCGTACGTCTTCGACACCTCGCCCACCGCCCTCGCCCGCATCGCCGGCTTCGGCAACCACTACGCCGACTACCGCTACGGACCGGGCGTCTTCAAGATCGATTACGCGCTGGACGGCCCCGTGCCGTGGACCGCGAAGGAGGCCCGCGTCGCCGGCACGGTGCAGATCGGCGCGAACAGCGCGGAGATCGGCACGGCCCTGCGCGCGGCGTCCCGCGAGGGCCGAGCCCCCGACAAACCGTTCCTGATCACGGTCCAGCCGAGCGTCGTCGACCCCACCCGCGCCCCGGCGGGCAAGCAGGTCTTCTGGGCCTACGGCCACGTCCCGCACGGCTGGACGGGCGATCTCACCGACGCCGTCGAGCGCCAACTGGAGCGTTTCGCCCCGGGGTTCCGCGACCGCGTCCTGGCCCGCGCCACCGCGGGCCCGCCCCAACTCGCCGCCCGCAACGCCAACTACATCGGCGGCGACATCGCCTCCGGCGCGGTCTCCGGCCTCCAGATCCTGCTGCGCCCCAAACCGACCCTGTTCCCCTACCACACCCCCCACCCGGCCGTCTTCATCTGCTCGTCGGCGACCCCACCGGGCCCCGGTGTGCACGGCATGTCCGGGCACAACGCGGCGAAGGCCGTCTGGAAGCGACTGAGGCAGACATGA
- a CDS encoding O-acetyl-ADP-ribose deacetylase, whose protein sequence is MTTIELVQGDITRQSVDAIVNAANSSLLGGGGVDGAIHRRGGPAILEECRKLRASRYGKGLPTGHAVATTAGDLDARWVIHTVGPVFSATEDRSALLASCYRESLRVADELGARTVAFPAISTGVYRYPMEDAARIAVDTVRAAKTDIEEVRFVLFDEQAYEVFARRLR, encoded by the coding sequence ATGACCACCATCGAACTGGTCCAGGGTGACATCACACGCCAGAGCGTCGACGCCATCGTCAACGCGGCCAACTCCTCGCTGCTGGGCGGGGGAGGGGTCGACGGCGCGATCCACCGGCGCGGCGGCCCCGCCATCCTGGAGGAATGCCGCAAGCTGCGCGCTTCGCGGTACGGCAAGGGCCTGCCCACCGGCCACGCGGTCGCCACCACCGCGGGCGACCTGGACGCCCGGTGGGTGATCCACACGGTCGGCCCCGTCTTCAGCGCGACCGAGGACCGCTCCGCCCTCCTCGCCTCCTGCTACCGCGAGTCCCTGCGCGTCGCCGACGAACTCGGCGCCCGGACCGTCGCCTTCCCGGCGATCTCCACCGGCGTCTACCGCTATCCGATGGAGGACGCCGCGCGCATCGCGGTGGACACGGTGCGCGCGGCGAAGACCGACATCGAGGAGGTCAGGTTCGTCCTCTTCGACGAACAGGCGTACGAGGTGTTCGCCCGGCGACTGCGCTGA
- a CDS encoding ATP-binding cassette domain-containing protein produces the protein MTTLTLPARDRAQLTCARVRVDRGGRTVLHDVEMKVSPGSRWGVVGENGRGKSTLLYVLAGLLTPDEGTVHRVGTLALAEQEMPVEDERTVGDFIDEHLADARAALRALDTAAEALAAEHPGGEQAYADALEAARTLDAWDADRRVDVALDGLGAVSDRTRLLATLSVGRRYRIRLACLLGAEYDFLLLDEPTNHLSIALVDELTEALHSTDAAVVVATHDRQMRRDISGWPHLALAPRRQGEQGRPCPARA, from the coding sequence GTGACCACCCTTACCCTGCCTGCCCGCGACCGGGCCCAGCTGACCTGCGCCCGCGTCCGTGTGGACCGCGGCGGCCGCACCGTGCTGCACGACGTCGAGATGAAGGTCTCCCCCGGATCGCGCTGGGGCGTCGTCGGCGAGAACGGACGCGGCAAGTCGACTCTGTTGTACGTCCTGGCCGGCCTGCTGACCCCGGACGAGGGGACCGTGCACCGCGTGGGCACCCTCGCCCTGGCCGAGCAGGAGATGCCGGTCGAGGACGAACGCACGGTCGGCGACTTCATCGACGAGCACCTGGCCGACGCCCGCGCCGCCCTGCGGGCTCTGGACACCGCAGCGGAGGCCCTCGCAGCGGAACACCCCGGCGGCGAACAAGCCTACGCCGACGCCCTGGAGGCGGCGCGGACGCTGGACGCCTGGGACGCCGACCGCCGGGTGGACGTGGCCCTGGACGGACTGGGTGCGGTCAGCGACCGTACCCGCCTCCTGGCCACGCTGTCGGTCGGCCGGCGCTACCGGATCCGGCTGGCCTGCCTGCTGGGCGCCGAGTACGACTTCCTGCTCCTGGACGAGCCCACCAACCACCTGTCCATCGCGCTGGTCGACGAGCTCACGGAAGCGCTGCACAGCACGGACGCGGCCGTCGTCGTGGCGACCCACGACCGCCAGATGCGGCGCGACATCAGTGGCTGGCCGCACCTCGCTCTGGCACCGCGCCGACAGGGCGAGCAGGGCCGGCCATGTCCAGCCCGCGCCTGA
- a CDS encoding SpoIIE family protein phosphatase, whose protein sequence is MNGYATPDRDAVTAAPGGLLDLLKVAAVVLDGGGHIALWSPEIEQLLGYTAEEALRQRADTLLVAPENRTRGRELFAQVRSGDRWAGVFPLRHRDGTERAVEFRTMRLLDSEGQPHLLGLATDATMVRKVERDLALSHSLVHQTPLGIAVFDNDLRWVGVNPALERINGVPEEAVLGRRLGEVLPGLDVEVIEARMRHVLKTGRPLLDQQTIGRTAGDEQDRAYSESYHRIEDTDGRVLGLAMAVLDVTERQQAAAEVAQARQHLSVIADAGVRIGTTLDLQQTARELADVVVSHLADLAAVDVLESVVAHGTIAPVSGGAPAEFRALAVAAGYPTDAIHAADPVGELATYGSSRIITQCVRRARPVLVERVDPKMMRRIARDARAAQTLREAGAHSYMAVPLMARGKVLGTLTLYRTVDERPFDDRDQALASELAARAAICIDNARLYGRERGTALTLQRSLLPTTPAEREGLDIAARYRPALSEVGGDWYDVLPLGPGRTGLVVGDVMGKGVQAAAIMGQLSTATRALARLDLPPAELLRHLDDIAGSLGDAIATCVYAVCDLRAGICSLSSAGHLPPVLAGADGGATLVDVPGGVPLGVGGVEFGTVELELAPGSLLALYTDGLVEKRGEPIDTGLTTLIRLLENAGPSLQRTSDSLLSALSPEPDDDVALLLVRTRA, encoded by the coding sequence ATGAACGGGTATGCGACCCCGGATCGCGACGCCGTCACGGCCGCGCCCGGGGGGCTGCTGGACCTGCTGAAGGTCGCGGCCGTGGTCCTGGACGGCGGCGGGCACATCGCCCTGTGGAGCCCCGAGATCGAGCAGCTGCTCGGCTACACCGCCGAGGAGGCCCTGCGGCAGCGCGCCGACACCCTCCTGGTCGCGCCCGAGAACCGCACCCGGGGCAGGGAACTGTTCGCCCAGGTCAGATCCGGCGACCGCTGGGCCGGTGTCTTTCCGCTGCGGCACCGCGACGGCACGGAACGCGCCGTGGAGTTCCGCACGATGCGGCTCCTCGACAGCGAGGGGCAGCCCCATTTGCTGGGACTCGCCACGGACGCGACGATGGTGCGGAAGGTGGAGCGGGACCTCGCCCTCTCGCACAGCCTCGTCCACCAGACCCCGCTCGGCATCGCCGTCTTCGACAACGACCTGCGCTGGGTCGGGGTCAATCCCGCGCTGGAGCGGATCAACGGCGTGCCCGAGGAGGCGGTGCTGGGCCGCCGGCTCGGCGAGGTGCTGCCCGGCCTGGACGTCGAGGTCATCGAGGCCCGGATGCGGCACGTCCTCAAGACCGGCAGACCCCTGCTCGACCAGCAGACCATCGGCCGCACCGCCGGGGACGAACAGGATCGTGCCTACTCGGAGTCGTACCACCGCATCGAGGACACCGACGGCCGGGTGCTCGGTCTCGCGATGGCCGTGCTGGACGTCACCGAGCGCCAGCAGGCCGCGGCCGAGGTCGCGCAGGCACGCCAGCACCTGTCGGTGATCGCCGACGCCGGGGTGCGGATCGGCACCACCCTGGACCTTCAGCAGACCGCCCGGGAGCTGGCCGACGTGGTGGTGTCGCACCTCGCGGACCTGGCCGCCGTCGACGTCCTGGAGTCGGTCGTGGCCCACGGCACCATCGCGCCGGTGTCGGGCGGCGCGCCTGCCGAGTTCCGGGCGCTGGCCGTCGCGGCGGGCTACCCGACCGACGCCATCCACGCCGCGGACCCGGTCGGTGAACTGGCCACCTACGGTTCCTCGCGGATCATCACGCAGTGCGTCCGCAGGGCCCGTCCGGTCCTGGTCGAGCGCGTGGACCCGAAGATGATGCGGCGCATCGCCCGGGACGCGCGGGCCGCCCAGACCCTGCGCGAGGCCGGAGCGCACTCCTATATGGCGGTGCCGCTGATGGCCCGGGGCAAGGTGCTCGGCACCCTCACCCTGTACCGCACGGTCGACGAACGCCCCTTCGACGACCGGGACCAGGCGCTCGCCTCGGAGCTCGCCGCGCGCGCCGCGATCTGCATCGACAACGCCCGCCTCTACGGCCGGGAACGCGGCACCGCCCTGACGCTCCAGCGCAGCCTGCTCCCGACGACGCCCGCCGAGCGGGAGGGGCTCGACATCGCCGCCCGCTACCGCCCGGCGCTCAGCGAGGTCGGCGGCGACTGGTACGACGTGCTGCCGCTGGGCCCGGGCCGCACCGGGCTGGTGGTGGGGGACGTCATGGGCAAGGGCGTCCAGGCCGCGGCCATCATGGGGCAGCTGAGCACCGCGACGCGGGCGCTGGCCCGGCTGGACCTGCCGCCCGCCGAGCTGCTGCGGCACCTCGACGACATCGCCGGCTCGCTCGGCGATGCGATCGCCACGTGCGTGTACGCGGTGTGCGACCTGCGGGCCGGCATCTGCTCGCTGTCCAGCGCCGGTCATCTGCCGCCCGTGCTCGCCGGGGCGGACGGCGGCGCGACACTCGTCGACGTGCCCGGCGGCGTGCCGCTGGGGGTGGGCGGCGTGGAGTTCGGCACCGTGGAACTGGAGCTCGCGCCGGGCTCCCTGCTCGCCCTGTACACCGACGGGCTGGTCGAGAAGCGCGGGGAGCCGATCGACACCGGCCTCACCACGCTGATCCGCCTCCTGGAGAACGCGGGACCCAGCCTGCAACGGACCAGTGACAGCCTCCTGAGTGCGCTGAGCCCGGAGCCCGACGACGACGTCGCGCTCCTGCTGGTCCGCACCCGCGCCTGA
- a CDS encoding alpha/beta fold hydrolase encodes MADWTLRESLATTSGTVRWDRLGDPGGEPVVLLHGTPFSSYVWHGIAPALAAAGHHVHVWDMAGYGTSDMHPDQDVSLAAQGRIFTELLAHWGLEKPSVVAHDFGGCVALRAHLLHGARYRRLALVDPVALKPWGTSFFQLVGEHSHVFEQLPAALHEALVREYVTSASHTGLRPAALDALVRPWTGERGQAAFYRQIAQADQRYTDEIQPLYPTIDLPVTVCWGTEDTWVPFAKGQELAALIPGARLVPVPESGHLVPLDAPARLTSEVLTFLGA; translated from the coding sequence TTGGCTGACTGGACGTTGCGGGAGAGCCTGGCCACCACGTCGGGGACCGTGCGCTGGGACCGGCTCGGGGATCCCGGCGGCGAGCCGGTCGTGCTGCTGCACGGGACGCCCTTCTCCTCGTACGTGTGGCACGGGATCGCTCCCGCGCTCGCCGCCGCCGGGCACCACGTGCACGTGTGGGACATGGCGGGCTACGGCACCTCCGACATGCACCCGGACCAGGACGTCTCACTGGCGGCACAGGGCCGGATCTTCACCGAGCTGCTCGCGCACTGGGGCCTGGAGAAGCCGTCCGTCGTCGCGCACGACTTCGGCGGATGCGTGGCCCTGCGCGCCCATCTGCTGCACGGGGCCCGCTACCGGCGGCTCGCCCTGGTCGACCCGGTGGCCCTGAAACCCTGGGGCACCTCCTTCTTCCAGCTGGTCGGCGAGCACAGCCACGTCTTCGAGCAGCTCCCGGCCGCGCTGCACGAGGCCCTGGTGCGCGAGTACGTCACGTCCGCGAGCCACACCGGCCTGCGGCCCGCCGCGCTGGACGCGCTCGTGCGGCCCTGGACGGGGGAGCGGGGCCAGGCCGCCTTCTACCGGCAGATCGCGCAGGCCGACCAGCGCTACACCGACGAGATCCAGCCGCTGTATCCCACGATCGACCTGCCGGTGACGGTCTGCTGGGGCACCGAGGACACCTGGGTCCCCTTCGCCAAGGGCCAGGAGCTGGCCGCCCTGATCCCGGGTGCACGGCTGGTGCCCGTCCCGGAGTCCGGCCACCTCGTCCCCCTGGACGCACCCGCCCGGCTGACGAGCGAGGTGCTCACCTTCCTCGGGGCCTGA